From Trichoplusia ni isolate ovarian cell line Hi5 chromosome 22, tn1, whole genome shotgun sequence, a single genomic window includes:
- the LOC113504630 gene encoding 23 kDa integral membrane protein-like, giving the protein MEGCGMNCIKYLLVVFNAIFMIFGIVIIAAACVDMSMIRGFAGMEPTGHETDAILIAIGVLIIIIAAFGCFGAWKESPKLLYIFVGCLIIIILLELSVGIAAASLRPQLEGTLKTQLRASFIKNKSTKEEDSTYREFWDRIQTSLECCGITGPDNYAATEPRINPSFSCCPYDGSDRSAEIKRSDCLSSEKYFKEGCEDKVLGTVHSAGMTVIVCGILFCFLEVAGIVLALWLAHSIKSEGKSRETA; this is encoded by the exons ATCTTCGGCATCGTGATCATAGCTGCAGCATGCGTGGACATGAGCATGATCCGAGGGTTCGCGGGGATGGAGCCGACCGGCCACGAGACTGATGCCATCCTCATTGCTATCGGAGTGCTCATCATTATCATCGCTGCCTTCGGCTGCTTTGGAGCCTGGAAGGAGAGTCCCAAGCTGTTGTATATT TTCGTCGGCTGCCTCATCATCATTATTCTCTTAGAGCTGTCAGTGGGGATTGCTGCAGCCTCTCTCCGTCCTCAGCTGGAAGGGACCCTGAAGACCCAGCTCCGGGCCTCGTTCATCAAGAATAAGTCCACCAAGGAGGAAGACTCCACTTACAGGGAGTTCTGGGACCGCATCCAGACTAGC TTGGAATGCTGCGGCATCACTGGCCCGGACAACTACGCGGCCACCGAGCCCCGCATCAACCCGTCCTTCAGCTGCTGCCCCTACGACGGCAGCGACCGCTCCGCAGAGATCAAGCGCTCCGACTGCCTCTCCTCCGAGAAGTACTTCAAGGAAGGATGTGAGGACAAGGTCTTGGGGACTGTGCATAGCGCTGGAATGACTGTCATCGTGTGTGGGATTCTTTTCTGTTTCTTGGAG gttGCAGGCATCGTTCTTGCCCTATGGCTAGCACACTCCATAAAATCTGAAGGGAAGAGCAGGGAAACGGCCTAA
- the LOC113504578 gene encoding 23 kDa integral membrane protein-like: MSTPTITDTALEVGFNKMKSRSVRCMKFFLTLFNIICIIFGLILMAVCVINMRDKKSQPEQQSALSRGVLSFLLTIGLALVITAILGCIGALREHLKTLYVHAGFFIFLVSVELIVGVGGAVLSAWVGGGSELRVQFYRNTTIDDETAKYHSFWDDLQSDNQCCGVDGPQDYAIIHRDIPASCCARAHPLREGGARRHLHANCLTDRSYYMRGCEEALRQKKAFKGNIFISTGIIFALIEVLCIVLAIWMARTVRSERRKLQANLQAHFET; the protein is encoded by the exons ATGTCCACTCCGACCATAACGGACACAGCCCTAGAAGTCGGCTTCAACAAAATGAAATCGAGAAGTGTGCGCTGCATGAAGTTCTTTTTAACTCTCTTCAATATTATTTGCATT ATCTTCGGATTGATTTTGATGGCAGTATGCGTGATCAACATGCGAGATAAGAAGTCGCAGCCGGAGCAGCAGTCAGCTCTCTCCAGGGGGGTGCTGTCCTTTCTACTCACCATCGGCCTGGCGCTGGTCATCACCGCCATTCTTGGCTGCATCGGAGCTTTAAGAGAACATCTTAAGACACTTTATGTG CATGCAGGCTTCTTCATATTCCTGGTGTCAGTGGAGCTGATCGTGGGGGTGGGGGGCGCGGTGCTGAGCGCGTGGGTGGGGGGCGGCAGCGAGCTGCGCGTGCAGTTCTACAGGAACACCACCATCGATGACGAAACCGCCAAGTACCACAGCTTCTGGGATGATCTGCAGTCTGAT AACCAATGCTGCGGTGTCGACGGCCCACAAGACTACGCTATAATACACCGCGACATCCCCGCGTCTtgctgcgcacgcgcacatcCGCTGCGCGAGGGCGGCGCTAGGCGTCACTTACATGCCAACTGTTTGACCGACCGGTCGTATTACATGCGCGGCTGCGAGGAAGCGTTAAGGCAGAAGAAAGCATTTAaaggaaacatttttatatcgactggaattatatttgctttgatagag gtTCTTTGCATCGTGTTGGCTATTTGGATGGCTAGGACGGTTCGCTCTGAACGTAGAAAACTTCAGGCTAACTTACAGGCACATTTTGAAACTTAA
- the LOC113504673 gene encoding 23 kDa integral membrane protein-like, translated as MLNFVEISKGCAKVLLLVFNILCILIALCTFGFAVVDIRVLRQYSEEQATGTVTGDVIILAASLLLIGVATLGCVGAGRENVKMLYLYVGFVMIMVILELLIAIYVSVQRFGLQFRVTDWIREDFYRNVTAEEQDQHDDLWNELQITYECCGLNGPEDYVALGHQITLSCCPRAYNARTENARKLLYKSCVESMTYYKDGCEEEILDILRSDADWLLGVAVISFWFEAASIVLAMWVSSHLKNSVQVYRHTVKY; from the exons TTGATAGCACTATGCACCTTCGGGTTCGCGGTGGTAGACATCCGAGTCTTGAGACAGTACAGCGAGGAGCAGGCGACGGGCACCGTCACCGGCGACGTCATCATCCTCGCTGCCAGTCTGCTGCTCATCGGGGTCGCGACACTCGGCTGTGTTGGTGCTGGACGGGAGAATGTTAAGATGCTGTACTTG TACGTAGGCTTCGTGATGATAATGGTGATCTTGGAGCTGCTGATCGCGATCTACGTGTCGGTGCAGCGCTTCGGCCTGCAGTTCAGGGTCACCGACTGGATCCGAGAAGACTTCTATAGGAACGTCACGGCGGAGGAGCAGGACCAGCACGACGACCTGTGGAATGAGCTGCAGATTACA TATGAATGTTGCGGTCTCAATGGTCCTGAAGACTACGTGGCCTTAGGACATCAGATCACACTGTCGTGCTGCCCGAGAGCTTACAACGCCCGCACTGAGAACGCGAGGAAACTACTCTACAAGTCTTGCGTTGA GTCCATGACGTATTACAAAGATGGCTGTGAGGAAGAGATCCTGGACATCTTGCGATCTGATGCGGACTGGTTACTTGGTGTCGCTGTCATCAGCTTTTGGTTCGAG GCGGCCAGCATCGTCCTCGCTATGTGGGTATCGAGCCACCTGAAGAACAGCGTGCAGGTGTACCGGCACACGGTTAAATACTAA